In the genome of Arctopsyche grandis isolate Sample6627 chromosome 13, ASM5162203v2, whole genome shotgun sequence, the window AATGACGGATAGTAAAATAGCATTTCTTTTGGGGATCAAAACGGAAATTTAGTATcttgaaaatattattgtataaatataatataatatattttaatgaatggTCCGTTCGATAAATACAATGTGAGACAAAAGTAAATGGTGGGAATGATAATGTgtggtctctctctctctcgttctATCAGTGCATCGTTGCATCGGGGTCAATAGGTCAAGGACTGGCAGATTTCCGACCATGCCCTCAGGCAAAGTTTTCGTGAATGCGAGATGAAATATagctcaaatttatattttgagttCGCTTGACGGATTCAGGTTACCCTACACGCGattttattcttttcctttCATATTATGATACATTATATATTCGCGTCGCGAGCTTACCTACCCCTAAACACCCCTTTTCATCTactctataatttttatattcagaaaATCATTGCAGACATCTCTTTTATTACGCTGGAgtattatttagatttattaCACCCCCTTTTCCCTACCAGTTTAAACTTACAAAGAATTCGAAGCTTTATTTAAAAACGAGTCAATACGACAAATTATCGTtgttttaaatctaaaattagCAGCACGCAACTTTTATCTATATTGCATCGCAACAATTAAACATGaatttaataattcattataGACAACGAGCtagaaatgaatattttataaggAAACGGTAGCATTTGTAGGGTAATATTCTTGGCGGTTTTTCAATAACATATGAATTAATTAGTAAATAGCgggaataatttaaataatggcATTAAAGTTTCCACtatattatttagaaataaaGTCCAGTActtgtaattaattgaaaatctgccgagaattggttttgaaatggAACAATGAAAtgatactattattttatatactcatttgttttaagataaaattgtttgatttcaatgaatgatttaaaattattaaaataaattaatgaataaaaataaagatatgcAAGACTCTTTTAAGTGGAACCTAAAAAACAATCCACATATAaggtgtataaataaaaagatttaaaatattgcgaaattttttaaagcatttcaaatgttttaacaataaataaatcatataaaatatggaATAAAAGCAGTACCTTGTTCATTCCGTTCCCCATGACGAATGTTGATTACGAGTATCGGCTCTATTTaataaacaatctcgtatttatttatacgctTAGATGCGTTTCACGACTTACAGGGTGTTCGCAAGAAAGTTtttgctttaatttaaaattctgaaTCCGCGGAAAAATTAAACGATAAATAAACAAACGGCTATCGACGCCGAGCGCCCCGTTTTCCGCGCGTCACATTTTCCCGACGTCGATTTCCGGTCTCAGGGTCTGCGTTCGCAGCATCCTATCTATAAATGGTGCTGGTCCATGTCAGAAGGTGTCAGTTTGTGGTGAAATTGTGACAAAATCAAAACCGGAACCGGCTATTGAAACACGTCAGAGTCCGGCCGCGTCTAGGCCGATACTGGCACACGTGAGCCCACCCTGTACTCGCCGTATCGACAAACCGCCCATAGAATTTTCCTGAAAATAAACGTGAATTTTCAGGAAAATTTTACGTGCCAAGCGCCACTCGAATCGACTATCCTAATTGAATGCACgcgaattttattttcataaataggCTACGTCCCGTAATCGGACTTAACAACTTTCGTGATTGATACTGTATTGAGCTTTGTACTAAAATAACTGAGCCATATTTCTTATCAATCGTaattatatgtttttacttaagtataataaataatgtaataaataatacagtTTTTGAAGTACCCGTGGGTTATGGTAAATGTGCGTGATGTGTCCTCATAAGAGCTTTCTTAATAAATTAATGGCCCTTGTGGTAAATATTGGTGAGCTAAAGTTGACTTCTTGCTTCGGTTACAATTTTAATCTAACTATTTTATAATGCGTATAAATTGCATATTTAGTTTCACTTAAATTCACATGtgcgagtatataataatatacatatataaaaacggacgtgatgtatatatgtttgtggttcggtgattactactcaaatgtgaaccggtcacaagacaaccggtcgctctagaccgatcacacgtgatcacccgtcacacgaaaactggtcacgataaaactggtcccaccctaaaattggtcacgagaaaactggtcacaccctaaaatcggtgaAAAGTTTTcacgtgaccgattttagggtgtgaccagttttctcgtgaccagttttagggtgtgaccagttttagtgtgacgggtgatcacgtgtgaccgatctagcgcgaccggttgtcctttgactggtttacatatgactagtagtacGTTTACCATGTTGGTtgatatgtggcggacgcgtggagacacagccaatcagagtcaaatTGTCCACGTGGCCAAGTGGTCGAGGAGACACGGGATAgaggggaagtggggggggggagcgtctgacatgtccGACGTCAGGCCGAatgacgggtgacgtcagcggcgggagcgtacacacatccacgaagacgcacatacattcattcatcatttcgaatgggtgaacgggttggatcggtgaccgtgtaatgcgcgcactcaactttttatgataatatttttgaGACAAATAAAAGTTGACCAAAACATGTCTTTAACTGTAAAAGTTTATAAGTATTTacctgtatatgtattattgaatggaaaaaatttttttttatgcatagaaagattaatatgtatgtatgtacatatcaaaataTGCTGAAATGTAGTGATAAATAGCTACTgagttttttaatttatcagtaTTTATTGAAACAATTCGAAATATGGTAATAGTAGGATATTAACtacttatgtaaaataaattttcattgccagtgtaatataaaataaaatttattcaacttAATGATAtgattaaataacaataaaatatacatatatattttttcagatgtcaacaatatttatttttgtatgagtAATTCTATTAAGCATATTActcttttttgttttgttttaaaattgttttgctTCCCTTTATTATAAATAGTAATCCAACTAATACAAAGCACATACTAGTCCACCAGAGTAATGAAGGTTTTTCGCCAAAGATCAAAGCACCCAAAATaccctaaaaaaaataaatttatataaactgatttatcgtatttatatttgattatttgtGTGGCACTTACAGAAAATATAAAGTTTATTGCTGCGGACGTCACCGTTGGGCCAATTGAGGTATCGGACAGGTTTAAAGCTTTAGAATAAAAAGTCCACATTACAGCATTCAAAGCAATCATTATGACTAGACAGAACACACTGATGCTAAGGTTGAActgtaaaaattataacaaataaaaagatatattatgatatatatatttgtatattgagTATAGTTAATTTCCCGTATTTTGAGCAACTTCGAATAAAGATGGTCGTGAAATGTAGCTTTATGTTACACTGAATTAAAGAAAAGTACAGTTATAAAAGTACCCCAAATTCAGAGTTTCCAgctaattttccaaataaactGGCCCCGGCTGCACACATTCCGGCTATTAAAGCGTATTCGTTCATTTTGTATAgtgttttaatacaaaaacattGGTTATACTTCAAACGTCAATCTGACAGCTCTCTTAGAAACACACTGGAGACTTAAACTGACCAAATTACGACcatgcattattattatttgtgttaTGTGGCTTTGAATTTAAGCGAATATGAGAAAAATAAGATTTTCAatgttatatgcatacataaatgaaattataatttttatgtattaaaaaacgtaatttttatttattttatgagaaCATTGAttaattacaaaacaaaattgaccTTAGTGTAAAATGAAAagcatatttttactatttaatgatatttatttataaattcatgaaatatattccagcatttaaaatattatgatttgTATTTCGGTAAATTCGtcgaattcaataaattggttgAAGAAATAGTGATTTATACGATTGGCAGCACTGGTTGACTCACTCAGCTGTCATTTTGACGTCTGATTGCACCTTCTGGTAATTCGCAAATCATCAAAATGGACCAGATCAAGAGTGACGATAGGGTTCTGCTGATGTGGAGCGATTCCAAACCCGAAGACATCACGAATTTCGTTACTGATTTCAAGCAGAAAACGAACACGAAAGAAGTTTTTCTGGAAAATTCTCAAATTATAACAATCAGTACGTACCATAACCTCAAACATCTTCATAAAATTGTGCAACACTTAATGATCTTATTATAATCTCGAACTTTAGaatatgatttaattatataatattctcTTACttaatgatattattatattatattagattctCACCTTCAATCGACTTTCGAGGTTGTGTTATCAAACTTCATTGCCCCCCACTCTGTTCCACACGATGATAAAATACTGGCAATTATTCTGCATGTCTTAAAGCCAGGgggaaaattaattttagaagACAAGTCTGATGAAATTGCATCATTCTTAAAATTGAACGGCTTCGTAGATGTGGTCTCCGATAAGGGTGTTATCACGTGCAATAAACCTAATTTtgaggtttgcaaaattttctTTCAAGCATTTCATCGTACATTTGTTTTAAtacttttgttttaatattttgtatatttgtaggtAGGTTCGGCTATGAAACTCGGTACTAACATTTGGAAGCTAGACAACACCGTTGAATCTGCGTGGAAAATGGATACAGACGATGATTTGATAGATTCCGATCTATTATTGGACGAGAACGATCTGAAGAAACCTGATCCGGCTTCTCTCAGAGGTTTAGATTGAGGATAAATCATGTACCGTAACGATCAATGAAAAAGTGTCCACCTtaaaaatgcgtattttttaaaatttatttgctctaaataatttctatccaacaattttgaatgacaaatgttacataaatatattttcgatgatttgatattatttgagccttaatattatgtaaaataaaaattttattcaagtttttgtaaaactgggttttttaaaagattttgttgtcttatagaaaaaaatgttttttgcataaaatctatttatttattaatttttttttacttaaactatatctacatatataatactcatTACAAACACTTAATCTAATATTGTGCAACCCttcctttattttatatcacttCTCTCATTCTCAAAGGCATCGAttccaccaatatttttaaacaatcgcCTGTAATGTCGTCATACCCCactttttctaatgtttatatAAGCTGGTATTTACAAATAGACTTATTGCTATTCACTTTTAACCGCATTATGCCCCATAAGTTCTCAATCGGGTTTAGGTCAGGACTATTACCCAGCCACTCCAGCGTCAAAATtccatgtttttttattaaagtctTTCACCtaaatatcataatatttaatctgtacaatatttttgcatttaaaatattgcttaggatataaagtatttaaaaaaatataaacatatacggATTTAGCGTGATGACACGGTGCAGAATCGCCCTGGAAAATGCTTTGTGTTTCATACACGCAATGCATTTCAATAGATGGGAACAGGTtcattgttaatatatttttgtaaacttCTGCGTTTACCGTTCTGTCAATAAAAGCCAACTGGCCCACCCAAAAGTAAAAGAACGACCCCAGACTATCTATCCTGCAGGATACTTCACCGTTGGCAAAAAGCATTCGTCACTTAGACATTCCCCAGTTCTGCCTCTCACACACCGCATTTAATCGGACccgaataaattgaatttactcTCATCCGAGAAGATCATATTCTGCCAATCACTTAGTGtccaattttcatattttttggcCCTTTCCAGACGCTGCAGGCACATTTTTTGGTAAGAAATGGATTTGTTGTTGgtcttctttaaaaaaaaaggtgatGTCACGTTATTTATAGACTTATTTCAGAACCACTAGCCGCTATAAACTCCGATCTGATATCTACGGTAGTTTTGACAGGAACACTTCAAAAGTTGATCTTCAGCAATTGTGGTCTTTTTTGGTCTTCCTGGACGTTTTTTTCATTCTGGATGTGTAGGATTTGATTTCATCTTGATATATTTGAGCACTGATGTCTTGTTGCATCCAAACTGACAAGCTATAGATCGTGAGCTGACGTGTTTGAAAGCCAAAGCcgaaattttgagttttttgtGCCGCGGTCAGTTTAGGATAATTTggcataattttaataaacatcagGGGGACGATGAGAATGAGCCGAAAAAAAAAGCAAAGgatcatattcataaaataaaagggcTTTGCATAAATCCCCAGCCCCCCAAAAAAAAGTATACTTGCATTTACCGTAATTTGAAAGTTGACACTTTTTCATTGACCGTTActgtatgtattcatattcaACTGCatgtttattgtattttatgcaATTGCAGTTTGTGGAACAACCGGGCAACGTAAGGCTTGTGCCGATTGTTCTTGCGGTTTGGCTGAAGAATTAAAAGGAGAAGTCAAAGAAACTCCGAAATCTTCTTGCGGAAGCGTAATATggcttttttataattaatttaattgtaatagATATTTATTGACTGAATGTTTACCTCTTTTTCAGTGTTATTTGGGAGATGCTTTCCGCTGTGCTTCTTGTCCATATCTTGGTATGCCAGCATTCAAACCTGGTGAAAAAGTTCTTCTTGCTGATTTGAAACCCGATATTTAATCTATAAGATAATATACAAGCAATCGTATATCACGGTGGAATTTCCTACGtataaataagatattttttatatcgaaatCAAAATTTGTCTAATTCGTCTTTCATAtaagataaataaattgattgttctaaaggaatttgtgctttattttataatacaagtctaaataaattatgtactatacatatattgcatatgtaaatacttgCCTTCTTATTTGAATTTGCCTAGAAAATTCACTTGATTGATTTAAACCATAAATTAAagtcttaaaataaaataaatatgcgaGCGAAAAGAAAACTAAAATTTTGACGTATGTTTATtgaagtatttttaattaattatattcttTTTAACATTATgttattgttcttttttttctacatacatatttacaattttatatgcaCCACAAACTAACACGTACATTCTCAAACATTTGCTGGTTTGTTTCAATGACTTATGCGAAACttgaacaattaaataaaaattttgcatagaaaaaaaccgttaaatttttcagtttaaaatttagttaaaattaagattaaatcatttttttttcaaattcaaaaacagttgagaaaacgagtgaCATTCATAGtactatacataaatacggGGATGTTAATCTAAAACGTCTTtgggatacatttttttcattaatcagAACTATTCTATTATTCATCTTCAAATTCtataacttatttttatatgtatttgggaATCGTTATGATGTTTACAATACGCTGGCTTTTTCAATACCACAAAATTATAACATAACACATGTTTTATCTAGccttatatattaatttgaatactcttataaaaatattaacattacAAGACAAAGACCACAAAAGCAAGCTAAAAACCTCACAGATTGCTATC includes:
- the LOC143921167 gene encoding transmembrane protein 42, translating into MNEYALIAGMCAAGASLFGKLAGNSEFGFNLSISVFCLVIMIALNAVMWTFYSKALNLSDTSIGPTVTSAAINFIFSGILGALIFGEKPSLLWWTSMCFVLVGLLFIIKGSKTILKQNKKE
- the CIAPIN1 gene encoding cytokine induced apoptosis inhibitor 1, producing MDQIKSDDRVLLMWSDSKPEDITNFVTDFKQKTNTKEVFLENSQIITINSHLQSTFEVVLSNFIAPHSVPHDDKILAIILHVLKPGGKLILEDKSDEIASFLKLNGFVDVVSDKGVITCNKPNFEVGSAMKLGTNIWKLDNTVESAWKMDTDDDLIDSDLLLDENDLKKPDPASLRVCGTTGQRKACADCSCGLAEELKGEVKETPKSSCGSCYLGDAFRCASCPYLGMPAFKPGEKVLLADLKPDI